The following is a genomic window from Branchiostoma lanceolatum isolate klBraLanc5 chromosome 10, klBraLanc5.hap2, whole genome shotgun sequence.
CTGTAGTGGAGAGATATACTGTAGTTCCCGCACATAATTGTATGTTATCACAAGTTGTCTAACTTTTGATAGACACGTACAGCACATGTCTGAAacctacgttgatgaaggttagacatccaggtaataagatatgccaaagatagttgctcaagcaactggataacatttggaaacagccttgtcttgacttagtctCCAATTGCAGTTGTCTtagcctcattaacataatattatctattcagagttttttcCAGTCCATTCctcagtcactgaagaaagacagcggatgctgtctgaaacgtctgactgttttaaaattttatccagttgcttgagaaaatatttttggcgtacacCACCTACCTTTATTTCTTCTATGAACAAAGGATAAGTCGTGTCTTCAGTACGTTCAGTCGAACTGAAAGTGTGCATATGTACAATGCAACCTTCACTGCGGAATGATCTATATCTTCATATCAAAGAGCAATAATGTTCCTGGCTCTCCTGACATCACGCAGGATCAAAGGTCAATCTTGTATCGGAATTCAATTTCGCGGCCAATGGTGGTCACGACTTGACCATTGACACGAGTCTTAAGCGTTTGGAAATCAATCTTGGGGTCGATCATACTAACAAGGTTAAGCATATTAAAACGGGTATTCCGTGTGCTGGGTTGAATTTGTGCCATTACGTTTATGTATAACATTGACTTTCGGTATGTTTTCACATCACAAACGCGCGATCATCATTTAGTATGAGCCCATGCAGAAGGAATAGAGATTCCGGTGTTCACCATGTAAGAGAATTGACTTCCGTTTGTTTTTCATCCCCGTGGTGTCTTGACGTGCTTTGACGTAAGCGGTGTGTACTTTGATAGATTTGAGTTTCAGTCTGAGACTTAAGCGCATTACAAGATCTAGATCTATTTGTGCACGAACTTTATCTTAATCTGATTATGACGGTAGAGCGGGACGTTGATGTATATACTGTCTCAGATACTCCGCAGGGGCCGATTCCCCTTGGTAAAACTGACAGGCATTTTGTAAAACAATCAGTGCCAATGCGACAAAATATCTCCAACAAAACTATAATTTGGAACTGTTTATctacatgcaaaacaaacatttttggaTGGCATTTCTTTGAATATCAAGCCAATGTTCAGAATACctggtagcctggaaaccataccatcgggggctcccgaTATCCcgacggcgctgggagtgatgcccgcccgcccatggccagacagcttagtccgctcggggatGGGTTTACGGCCTTATATTAAATTAGGCGGcggaactctctatggcagctaaagtagataggctgacagaaacggttcaataaagcagactgggcccggtaaaacacccctagagactgggaccaggctaaatATCTGGAGAAACGCGAATTCTTCCATCCACAAAACCAGCAATTTTCTATGTGTCCCAGACAACGTTGATAGAAAAATTGGCACTTGTCCAATATTCCGCCTTAATATGGGCTAGACGCACATGCCCTTAAGTGGACTTAAGAGTACGGCAGCATGGGTCAGCAGACAACCATCATGAAATTCTAATCTCCACTTACTAGCTCAGAGCTAATCATCTGTATAATGTTCATGGAACGTTACTTTCTTACCAATTCTATATCACCGATTCTTCATGTATTCTATTCACTAACGTATTAGTCATCATACTTGAGGGTATACAGAGGTGTGCCAAATTAAGACGTATTGAAGACTTTTTGAAGTATTTTGAGAACACTGAGAGCTTTTAAGAACCATTGTGTTTCATCTCTGCAGTGAGGACGAAACCTACGACCCGAGTGAACTGAGTAGCGGCTCCACATGGAGCGCCACTATCCCGGGGCACCTGACGGACCCAGTAGACGGGAGAGAGTACACCCTCCTCCGTAAACTTGGCTCCGGTCGTTACGGTAAGACTGGGGACGGGAGTTACCactgaatgtatgtatgtttgcatgtatgtatgtgtgtatgtatgtatgtatgtatgtatgtatgtatgtatgtatgtatgtatgtatgtatgtatgtttgtatgaatgtatgtatgtatgtatgtatctatgtatctgtgtatgtatatgtgtgtatgtatgtatgtaatactgcgcgtgtgtgtgtgcgtgcgtgcgtgtgtgtgtgtgtatgtgtgtgtgtgtgtgtgtgtatgtgtgtgtgtgtgtgtatgtgtgtgtgtgtgtgtgtatgtgtgtgtgtgtgtgtgtgtgtgtttgtgtgtgtgacagtgaATTTGGCAAACGCACAGTACTCGTTTCTAAAAAAGCTAACCCTGGTGATGTTGCTAATTTTTCAGGCAAAGTGTACTACGCCAAATGCAACCAAGAAAAAGAGTACGCCGTCAAAGCCATGCGTCTTCAGGACGTGAAGCAGAACAAACTGATGGAGGTGGACATCCACAAGCACCTGAAACACCCCAACATCGTGGAGCTGATCAGAGACATCGAGGACAGCATCAACCTGTACCTGGTGCTGGAGTTCTGCCCTAACAAGTCTCTGGAACACTTgctgaaagaaaagaagaggTTGAAAGAGAAGGAGGTGAGGCCGATCTTCCGCGGGATAGTCGCCGCCGTGGACTACATCCACTCGCGAGGAATCGTGCACTGCGACCTGAAGCCGTACAATATAGTGATGGGAAAGGACATGGAGGCGAAGCTTACAGACTTCGGCGCGTCTGTTAGGATCTGCAGCGCCGCGTCAAACAAGATGAAATGCGGGACCCCGAGTTACATGGCGCCCGAGACCCTCACGGCCAAGGGCACACAGGTAGCGACCTTCCCGGGGGACATCTGGGCGTTAGGCTGCATCCTGTATAGAATGGTGACGGGGAATCTGGCCTTCACGTACCACAAACTGAGGAGGAAGCATGCTGGAGGCATGTACCTCCGTCTGGGATGGCTGAACTTCACCCTGCCGTGTTGTCTGTCCTCCTCAGCGCGCGGGGTCGTCAGAAACTGTCTGCACATCGACCCTTCGAAGCGCCCCCAGGCGGAGCAGCTCATGGAGTACGAGTTCGTCAATAAGGGACAGATCCGCTCGGCCGCGTCCGTGGATGCCCTGGACACGAGATGTCTGGCGTCATGTTCCAAGGACACGACATGCACCAGTAGGTAGTGCGCCTCTGGACGAGTCCATACCACATTAGTTTGCTATTGCTTTTACTGCGTTTTACAGAGACATGTACAAGGATATGTGTGCCAGCACGGTACAGTGTACCGACCCTCTTGCTGTCAACCGAATATATATCAGTAAGATAAGATTTACATAGCTCTGTAGAAATATTTACGGTAGTGCCATGAACACTGCCATACTGCAGCGCTGGACGCTGTTGCTACTATGTGAAGCTGTGTAAAGTCTTAATGTATATCAATAGCCTAACAAAGAGATAGaatatgtacaaaattgatATATTTGTGCTACTAGCCTTGTTTGGTACAACTCGAGACAAAACGTATTTTGATGTGTCTGCAAAGATGATGGCCagatagaaataaagaaatactgATTTCAGAGATATTGTGACGTAATTCACCAGGCAGTTGCGGCAATGATACCATTCCATGTAGCCGCCATATTGGTTCCATAGATGCGTAACCATATTTTCTCCCGCACTAAATCAATCTTGCATGAAGTAAATACAGACATCTTGCAATCTTGTATGTAGTAAATATAGACATCTTGCAAGGAGTATCTTACGTGCAACAGAGATCTTGGAAGCAAATGGCTTCCCAAATTATGGTCATCACCTTGAGATCTTCGAAGATCTGTAAATGTTCGTCTGAAGGCTGTTCTAGCACGAAGACTTCATTAAATTCTGTGTTAACCCTACTAAGATGGTGCAATTGCTACCTTTTTTTTACCTAGTACATCTACTAGTAGGAATGTTGGATCAAACCGCTGTGCACAGGATACATCCTCCTACGCAGAGCCCTTGGGATTAGAAATGCACGTACTTTGGGGAGGCTCTACTAAACCGGGCttaggtttccacttttgtgggcgtggtcTGTACACAgttgtcaaccaatcagagaatcatATATGCCCACATAAAACATCtaggcgattctctgattggctgacaactTGTTAGATGTCACGTTCACAAACGTgtaaacctcagcccggtttagcaaaGCCTCTATATCTAATGGATTACATAGCAGAATACACAGCCAGGAAATTGGATGTCACAATGCTTTCAATACAGCCTTTTCCACGCATTATTATCGAAGTTTAAGTCAAGGCAACTATCAAAGTCTGGCTTTACAGTTTCTTAAGTGATACATACTCAAACACTCTCAGACCTGCTCCTTACCTTGTATCAGACAAAATCTTCACACAGACCATTCAATTATCGGTAATCCACCAAAGCAGCCAGCTCACGGGGAGAACAATTGCGTAGGCAATGGGCAATCAAGTCCTCAAGGAGATTCAATAACGGCAGCGGTTATATATAGCCTGCTTCCCCCATCTAATTTGATCTCCTGAAGTCTTTCATGTCTTGTTGTGTTATACGACCGATAGATGTCGTGGGAAAACTTCGTTCCATCACACAAAGAAAATTGTCGGAAGCAATTTCTGTATTGTTATTGATAAAACGTGAAACGGTCCCATGTGTTGACTGGAGATAGAGGTCTTTCCATCTACATGAATTCCCTGAGTGGATGTGCCTCAAGGTTTACAGCGTTTGATACGCGAGTCGAGATAGGATACAATATATGATGCGTGGTAAGGTTTGGAAAGCCTTGTGAAAGGAAAGTCTAATGGTTGAAGCTGACAAA
Proteins encoded in this region:
- the LOC136443703 gene encoding serine/threonine-protein kinase PLK3-like isoform X2, whose product is MSTLYSEDETYDPSELSSGSTWSATIPGHLTDPVDGREYTLLRKLGSGRYGKVYYAKCNQEKEYAVKAMRLQDVKQNKLMEVDIHKHLKHPNIVELIRDIEDSINLYLVLEFCPNKSLEHLLKEKKRLKEKEVRPIFRGIVAAVDYIHSRGIVHCDLKPYNIVMGKDMEAKLTDFGASVRICSAASNKMKCGTPSYMAPETLTAKGTQVATFPGDIWALGCILYRMVTGNLAFTYHKLRRKHAGGMYLRLGWLNFTLPCCLSSSARGVVRNCLHIDPSKRPQAEQLMEYEFVNKGQIRSAASVDALDTRCLASCSKDTTCTSR
- the LOC136443703 gene encoding serine/threonine-protein kinase PLK3-like isoform X1 yields the protein MSEKLSVSTGFATSEECEDPNWSEDETYDPSELSSGSTWSATIPGHLTDPVDGREYTLLRKLGSGRYGKVYYAKCNQEKEYAVKAMRLQDVKQNKLMEVDIHKHLKHPNIVELIRDIEDSINLYLVLEFCPNKSLEHLLKEKKRLKEKEVRPIFRGIVAAVDYIHSRGIVHCDLKPYNIVMGKDMEAKLTDFGASVRICSAASNKMKCGTPSYMAPETLTAKGTQVATFPGDIWALGCILYRMVTGNLAFTYHKLRRKHAGGMYLRLGWLNFTLPCCLSSSARGVVRNCLHIDPSKRPQAEQLMEYEFVNKGQIRSAASVDALDTRCLASCSKDTTCTSR